The Anabas testudineus chromosome 11, fAnaTes1.2, whole genome shotgun sequence genome has a segment encoding these proteins:
- the si:ch211-264f5.6 gene encoding carcinoembryonic antigen-related cell adhesion molecule 20 isoform X2, with product MDPFAFKPLVFLLCFIGCCTGQGLLPQGPLDAILGSNATLRTLVDSPSFAFITWTFNDGVNKAINIVTLSPSSVNVAKPYQGRVVVNQTNGFVTLMSLKAEDSGDYTINIISDAGTLTDDIQLRVLYPVSDVVITPNPPEAVEYNSTVVLNCSAKGSFLMFSWTNGTTAIVANSRITLKQDKTSSVLTITGVLRTDLLGPIYCTARNNLQTAQSAPFNLTVYYGPDPVTIIPQVVQPFIRSDANFTLSCSAVSSPPATFTWYHSQQIMGVSGPVLSLQAIKDSGIGAQLDNYTCLASNAKTLRAVSSPVVSFIVMDPISGVRITGPTATLIAGNSTANLSCQATAGTVKTTTWHKDGKPLLASSRVVFSQDMSSLMINPLQKEDNGEYKCHLENPVSTEKASYRMVVNFGPEPAQVTGDKQVEENRRAVFTCAAPSIPPANFTWKLNGTLTNVTTEKYVIEKADLTNSGTYTCEAYNPVTGKSTTSSFNLEVKKEGTLDHGLSDGAIAGIAIGVLVAIGAAIALTVYCRQKVPIESPY from the exons ATGGATCCGTTCGCCTTCAAACCTCTCGtgttcctgctttgttttatcG GATGCTGCACAGGACAGGGTCTCCTCCCGCAGGGTCCCCTGGACGCAATCCTGGGATCCAATGCGACCCTGAGGACCTTGGTGGACTCCCCGTCCTTCGCCTTCATCACCTGGACTTTCAACGACGGTGTGAATAAAGCCATTAATATCGTCACCCTGAGCCCCTCGTCGGTGAACGTGGCCAAGCCCTACCAGGGACGAGTGGTGGTGAACCAGACCAACGGCTTCGTGACCCTGATGTCCCTGAAGGCCGAGGACTCCGGGGATTACACCATCAACATCATCTCTGACGCCGGAACCTTAACCGACGACATCCAGCTCCGAGTTCTGT ACCCGGTGTCAGATGTGGTCATCACGCCCAACCCACCTGAGGCAGTTGAATACAACAGCACTGTGGTTCTGAACTGCTCTGCGAAAGGCTCCTTTCTCATGTTCAGCTGGACCAACGGCACCACGGCCATTGTGGCCAACAGTCGAATAACTTTAAAACAG GATAAAACGTCCAGTGTACTGACGATCACAGGGGTTCTCAGGACAGACCTGCTCGGCCCCATCTACTGCACGGCCAGGAACAACCTGCAGACGGCCCAGAGCGCACCCTTCAACCTCACTGTGTACT ATGGGCCAGATCCTGTCACCATCATTCCTCAGGTGGTTCAGCCGTTCATCAGGTCTGACGCCAACTTCACTCTGTCCTGTTCTGCCGTCTCTAGCCCCCCCGCCACCTTCACCTGGTACCACAGCCAGCAAATAATGGGGGTTTCAGGTCCTGTGCTCTCTCTGCAAGCAATCAAAGATAGTGGAATAGGGGCTCAGTTGGACAACTACACTTGTCTAGCCAGCAACGCCAAGACCCTGCGCGCCGTCTCCTCCCCTGTTGTTTCCTTCATTGTGATGG ACCCCATCTCCGGTGTTAGAATCACCGGCCCAACTGCGACCCTCATCGCTGGCAACAGCACAGCCAACCTCAGCTGCCAGGCGACAGCAGGAACCGTGAAGACTACGACCTGGCATAAAGACGGCAAACCTCTGCTGGCCAGCTCCCGCGTTGTGTTCTCCCAAGACATGAGCTCTTTGATGATCAACCCGCTGCAGAAAGAAGACAACGGCGAGTACAAGTGCCACCTCGAGAACCCCGTCAGCACGGAAAAAGCCTCCTACAGGATGGTGGTGAACT TTGGTCCTGAACCGGCCCAGGTGACAGGTGACAAGCAAGTAGAGGAGAACCGTCGTGCGGTGTTCACCTGCGCTGCACCATCCATCCCTCCTGCCAACTTCACCTGGAAGTTGAACGGCACATTGACCAATGTCACAACCGAGAAGTATGTCATCGAGAAGGCTGATCTAACAAACAGTGGAACGTACACGTGCGAGGCCTACAACCCTGTCACTGGCAAGAGCACCACTTCCAGCTTCAACCTGGAAGTCAAGA agGAGGGAACACTGGATCATGGTCTCTCAGATGGCGCAATCGCTGGAATCGCCATCGGTGTCCTCGTTGCCATCGGTGCTGCCATCGCTTTAACCGTGTACTGCAGACAGAAAGTACC cATCGAGTCACCGTACTGA
- the si:ch211-264f5.6 gene encoding carcinoembryonic antigen-related cell adhesion molecule 20 isoform X1 yields MDPFAFKPLVFLLCFIGCCTGQGLLPQGPLDAILGSNATLRTLVDSPSFAFITWTFNDGVNKAINIVTLSPSSVNVAKPYQGRVVVNQTNGFVTLMSLKAEDSGDYTINIISDAGTLTDDIQLRVLYPVSDVVITPNPPEAVEYNSTVVLNCSAKGSFLMFSWTNGTTAIVANSRITLKQDKTSSVLTITGVLRTDLLGPIYCTARNNLQTAQSAPFNLTVYYGPDPVTIIPQVVQPFIRSDANFTLSCSAVSSPPATFTWYHSQQIMGVSGPVLSLQAIKDSGIGAQLDNYTCLASNAKTLRAVSSPVVSFIVMDPISGVRITGPTATLIAGNSTANLSCQATAGTVKTTTWHKDGKPLLASSRVVFSQDMSSLMINPLQKEDNGEYKCHLENPVSTEKASYRMVVNFGPEPAQVTGDKQVEENRRAVFTCAAPSIPPANFTWKLNGTLTNVTTEKYVIEKADLTNSGTYTCEAYNPVTGKSTTSSFNLEVKKEGTLDHGLSDGAIAGIAIGVLVAIGAAIALTVYCRQKVPHCCQPCRKLTRSDDPETPWRSSGVSIESPY; encoded by the exons ATGGATCCGTTCGCCTTCAAACCTCTCGtgttcctgctttgttttatcG GATGCTGCACAGGACAGGGTCTCCTCCCGCAGGGTCCCCTGGACGCAATCCTGGGATCCAATGCGACCCTGAGGACCTTGGTGGACTCCCCGTCCTTCGCCTTCATCACCTGGACTTTCAACGACGGTGTGAATAAAGCCATTAATATCGTCACCCTGAGCCCCTCGTCGGTGAACGTGGCCAAGCCCTACCAGGGACGAGTGGTGGTGAACCAGACCAACGGCTTCGTGACCCTGATGTCCCTGAAGGCCGAGGACTCCGGGGATTACACCATCAACATCATCTCTGACGCCGGAACCTTAACCGACGACATCCAGCTCCGAGTTCTGT ACCCGGTGTCAGATGTGGTCATCACGCCCAACCCACCTGAGGCAGTTGAATACAACAGCACTGTGGTTCTGAACTGCTCTGCGAAAGGCTCCTTTCTCATGTTCAGCTGGACCAACGGCACCACGGCCATTGTGGCCAACAGTCGAATAACTTTAAAACAG GATAAAACGTCCAGTGTACTGACGATCACAGGGGTTCTCAGGACAGACCTGCTCGGCCCCATCTACTGCACGGCCAGGAACAACCTGCAGACGGCCCAGAGCGCACCCTTCAACCTCACTGTGTACT ATGGGCCAGATCCTGTCACCATCATTCCTCAGGTGGTTCAGCCGTTCATCAGGTCTGACGCCAACTTCACTCTGTCCTGTTCTGCCGTCTCTAGCCCCCCCGCCACCTTCACCTGGTACCACAGCCAGCAAATAATGGGGGTTTCAGGTCCTGTGCTCTCTCTGCAAGCAATCAAAGATAGTGGAATAGGGGCTCAGTTGGACAACTACACTTGTCTAGCCAGCAACGCCAAGACCCTGCGCGCCGTCTCCTCCCCTGTTGTTTCCTTCATTGTGATGG ACCCCATCTCCGGTGTTAGAATCACCGGCCCAACTGCGACCCTCATCGCTGGCAACAGCACAGCCAACCTCAGCTGCCAGGCGACAGCAGGAACCGTGAAGACTACGACCTGGCATAAAGACGGCAAACCTCTGCTGGCCAGCTCCCGCGTTGTGTTCTCCCAAGACATGAGCTCTTTGATGATCAACCCGCTGCAGAAAGAAGACAACGGCGAGTACAAGTGCCACCTCGAGAACCCCGTCAGCACGGAAAAAGCCTCCTACAGGATGGTGGTGAACT TTGGTCCTGAACCGGCCCAGGTGACAGGTGACAAGCAAGTAGAGGAGAACCGTCGTGCGGTGTTCACCTGCGCTGCACCATCCATCCCTCCTGCCAACTTCACCTGGAAGTTGAACGGCACATTGACCAATGTCACAACCGAGAAGTATGTCATCGAGAAGGCTGATCTAACAAACAGTGGAACGTACACGTGCGAGGCCTACAACCCTGTCACTGGCAAGAGCACCACTTCCAGCTTCAACCTGGAAGTCAAGA agGAGGGAACACTGGATCATGGTCTCTCAGATGGCGCAATCGCTGGAATCGCCATCGGTGTCCTCGTTGCCATCGGTGCTGCCATCGCTTTAACCGTGTACTGCAGACAGAAAGTACC ACACTGCTGTCAGCCATGCAGAAAACTGACGAGGTCAGATGATCCCGAGACGCCATGGAGGTCATCGGGTGTCAG cATCGAGTCACCGTACTGA